Proteins from one Malaya genurostris strain Urasoe2022 chromosome 2, Malgen_1.1, whole genome shotgun sequence genomic window:
- the LOC131427907 gene encoding serine/threonine-protein kinase meng-po, with protein sequence MKNIPRTIVMKLSESKSDTSIITNLYKSINHNYRRLSNTSSVLHRIPEMDIAFMNISDEYDIEKTIAEGCFAKVYLAHHRPTGTTVVLKAIHTELTTLKEFIKEFHYNYQLSHHPNILSCYQVKFQTNEYYVYAQEHAPFGDLAANVGANGLQESSCKKIAEQLSSALGFMHLKMLVHRDLKLENILVFTPDFSRIKLCDFGTTTREGILVSKNNKTWISFLPPEVLEVVKNERFICKSSADSWQFGIILYVCLIGSTPWKSADWVRDPKYSGFMKYQKRETTKIPDNFRRFTPRLLRAFRRIFDHNEEDRAKVSDIMKYMKNKWLDNKITTSKSTSNIASNILQQPSSDQDSIKYINHRESRNSFDGRLRARRMTSVGGLTPEPTPTFGADQDTVRNKVLEWLETNDLNRQDSMDDVVDFSFWNKNDSKSYHYSKRESIIGSTSVTTSTTLTTSSLTREASSVRSRHRFK encoded by the coding sequence ATGAAAAATATACCGAGAACCATCGTGATGAAACTATCCGAGAGCAAATCCGACACATCAATAATAACCAACCTGTACAAATCGATCAACCACAACTACCGAAGGCTGTCCAACACGAGTAGCGTGTTGCACCGTATTCCGGAAATGGACATAGCCTTCATGAACATCAGCGATGAATACGACATCGAGAAAACCATCGCAGAAGGTTGTTTTGCGAAGGTCTACCTAGCTCACCACCGACCAACCGGGACCACTGTTGTGCTCAAAGCAATACACACGGAACTAACTACCCTGAAAGAATTTATCAAAGAATTTCACTACAACTATCAGCTCAGTCATCATCCAAACATTCTTAGCTGCTATCAAGTTAAATTCCAGACAAACGAATATTACGTCTATGCTCAAGAACACGCACCGTTCGGAGATTTGGCAGCGAATGTCGGTGCCAATGGGCTGCAGGAGTCAAGTTGCAAAAAGATTGCAGAGCAACTTAGTTCCGCACTGGGATTCATGCACCTGAAAATGCTGGTACACCGTGACCTGAAGCTGGAGAACATTCTAGTGTTTACACCGGATTTCTCTCGCATTAAGCTGTGCGATTTTGGAACGACCACCCGCGAAGGCATACTAGTCAGTAAGAACAATAAAACATGGATATCATTCCTACCACCAGAAGTATTAGAGGTTGTGAAAAACGAGCGGTTTATATGCAAATCATCGGCTGACTCGTGGCAATTTGGTATCATACTCTACGTCTGTCTGATAGGTTCGACACCGTGGAAATCGGCTGATTGGGTTCGTGATCCCAAATATTCCGGCTTTATGAAGTACCAGAAACGTGAAACTACCAAAATTCCGGATAATTTCCGACGATTTACTCCTCGTCTGTTGCGAGCATTCCGGCGAATCTTTGATCACAACGAGGAGGATCGCGCCAAAGTGAGTGATATTATGAAATACATGAAGAATAAATGGCTGGACAATAAGATAACCACTTCCAAGTCCACGTCGAATATTGCAAGCAATATCCTACAGCAACCGTCTTCCGATCAGGACTCAATCAAATACATCAACCACCGGGAAAGTCGCAATTCGTTCGATGGCCGTTTGCGTGCCCGAAGAATGACCAGTGTCGGAGGATTGACACCGGAACCGACGCCAACGTTCGGTGCCGACCAGGACACGGTTCGTAACAAAGTTCTCGAATGGCTCGAAACAAACGACCTCAATCGACAGGACAGCATGGATGATGTGGTGGATTTTTCATTCTGGAACAAAAACGATTCAAAGTCCTATCACTACTCAAAGCGTGAATCTATAATCGGATCGACTTCAGTGACGACCTCTACGACACTAACGACGTCCAGTTTGACGAGGGAGGCTAGCAGCGTACGCAGCCGGCATCGCTTTAAGTAG